A genome region from Sardina pilchardus chromosome 22, fSarPil1.1, whole genome shotgun sequence includes the following:
- the LOC134070454 gene encoding serum amyloid P-component-like isoform X1 translates to MRVEETYQSLADEEFAENGTTSLDIKVQDNNVYMVVNSGRSQHTDRERSVLRALVALLGLLSVLLLTSTIVLMTKRTRTLGPQPLLLKYGGQAFFRTDMQDQTFCFPKHTDTDYVKILPNYMDPLVHLSLCMRYKTKYSRKEQSLFSLANHRYHNAFLLFIEKSGRFSFSVNNEEKHTNIFSPVNQWNSVCATWNSCGGDSYLWLNGKKFYIGKLASGHTIQNETIALVGQDQDSHGGHLDLAQCFVGAVSDVYLWGHGKSVPLVAEFMRRESLSNPDDFLINWMALNYTLSGDVSVMSRESTCTEK, encoded by the exons atgagggtagaggAGACATACCAGAGCCTTGCCGATGAAGAGTTTGCTGAAAATGGTACAACAAGCTTGGATATAAAAGTGCAGGACAACAACGTCTACATGGTAGTCAATTCTGGCAGATCTCAACATACAG ACCGTGAACGGAGTGTACTCAGAGCACTGGTAGCACTGTTAGGTCTGCTGAGTGTTCTGCTGCTGACTAGCACCATAGTGCTTATGACCAAGAGGACTAGAACACTGGGACCACAACCACTGCTCCTCAAATATGGCGGCCAAG CTTTCTTCCGGACAGATATGCAGGATCAGACATTTTGTTTCCCCAAGCACACTGACACGGATTATGTCAAGATACTGCCAAACTATATGGACCCCCTTGTCCATCTGAGTTTATGCATGAGGTACAAAACCAAATATTCCCGAAAAGAGcagtctctgttctctctcgcCAACCATCGCTACCACAATGCTTTCTTGCTGTTCATCGAAAAGTCAGGAAGGTTTTCATTCTCTGTCAATAATGAGGAAAAGCACACAAACATCTTCAGTCCAGTTAACCAGTggaactctgtgtgtgcaacCTGGAACAGCTGTGGTGGCGATTCATATTTGTGGCTGAATGGAAAAAAGTTTTACATTGGAAAATTGGCCTCGGGCCACACCATACAGAACGAAACCATAGCACTGGTAGGTCAAGATCAAGATAGCCATGGCGGCCATTTGGACCTTGCACAGTGCTTTGTAGGAGCAGTCAGTGATGTTTACCTTTGGGGACATGGGAAGTCAGTTCCTCTAGTCGCAGAATTCATGCGGAGGGAGTCCTTATCAAATCCCGATGATTTTTTGATTAACTGGATGGCATTAAACTACACCCTTTCTGGAGACGTCTCTGTGATGTCCAGAGAATCTACGTGCACTGAAAAGTAA
- the LOC134070454 gene encoding mucosal pentraxin-like isoform X2 codes for MRVEETYQSLADEEFAENGTTSLDIKVQDNNVYMVVNSGRSQHTDRERSVLRALVALLGLLSVLLLTSTIVLMTKRTRTLGPQPLLLKYGGQDMQDQTFCFPKHTDTDYVKILPNYMDPLVHLSLCMRYKTKYSRKEQSLFSLANHRYHNAFLLFIEKSGRFSFSVNNEEKHTNIFSPVNQWNSVCATWNSCGGDSYLWLNGKKFYIGKLASGHTIQNETIALVGQDQDSHGGHLDLAQCFVGAVSDVYLWGHGKSVPLVAEFMRRESLSNPDDFLINWMALNYTLSGDVSVMSRESTCTEK; via the exons atgagggtagaggAGACATACCAGAGCCTTGCCGATGAAGAGTTTGCTGAAAATGGTACAACAAGCTTGGATATAAAAGTGCAGGACAACAACGTCTACATGGTAGTCAATTCTGGCAGATCTCAACATACAG ACCGTGAACGGAGTGTACTCAGAGCACTGGTAGCACTGTTAGGTCTGCTGAGTGTTCTGCTGCTGACTAGCACCATAGTGCTTATGACCAAGAGGACTAGAACACTGGGACCACAACCACTGCTCCTCAAATATGGCGGCCAAG ATATGCAGGATCAGACATTTTGTTTCCCCAAGCACACTGACACGGATTATGTCAAGATACTGCCAAACTATATGGACCCCCTTGTCCATCTGAGTTTATGCATGAGGTACAAAACCAAATATTCCCGAAAAGAGcagtctctgttctctctcgcCAACCATCGCTACCACAATGCTTTCTTGCTGTTCATCGAAAAGTCAGGAAGGTTTTCATTCTCTGTCAATAATGAGGAAAAGCACACAAACATCTTCAGTCCAGTTAACCAGTggaactctgtgtgtgcaacCTGGAACAGCTGTGGTGGCGATTCATATTTGTGGCTGAATGGAAAAAAGTTTTACATTGGAAAATTGGCCTCGGGCCACACCATACAGAACGAAACCATAGCACTGGTAGGTCAAGATCAAGATAGCCATGGCGGCCATTTGGACCTTGCACAGTGCTTTGTAGGAGCAGTCAGTGATGTTTACCTTTGGGGACATGGGAAGTCAGTTCCTCTAGTCGCAGAATTCATGCGGAGGGAGTCCTTATCAAATCCCGATGATTTTTTGATTAACTGGATGGCATTAAACTACACCCTTTCTGGAGACGTCTCTGTGATGTCCAGAGAATCTACGTGCACTGAAAAGTAA
- the syt5b gene encoding synaptotagmin Vb, with protein sequence MRIVSVGMRSRRAAEPVEPEEEEEPRHRPPPPHVSPHHNYDHMKSKFMNEVGHLPMPLWAVGAIVVVILTLIACFAFCMFKKCSGQKKKSKKARERKGGGRRRKGDDQGEGGGDQKEDGEKKEGQEEEKENLGKLEFTLDYNFTDGQLTVGVLQAQDLPAMDIGGTSDPYVKVYLLPDKKKKFETKVQRKNLCPVFNETFMFKIPYAELGGKTLVLQVFDFDRFGKHDVIGQITIPMNSIDMAQPLHEWRDLENGEKEEQEKLGDICISLRYVPTAGKLTVCIMEAKNLKKMDVGGLSDPFVKIVLQHNGKRLKKKKTTVKKNTLNPYFNESFSFEIPFAQIQKVQLIVTVYDYDKLGSNDAIGKIFIGYGATGVGLRHWSDMLANPRRPIAQWHTLQPEEEVDAALKAPIR encoded by the exons ATGAGGATTGTCAGCGTGGGGATGCGCAGCAGGCGGGCGGCAGAACCCGTGGaaccggaggaggaggaagaacccCGGCAccgtccccctcccccacacgtGTCCCCACACCACAATTATGATCACATGAAGTCAAAGTTCATGAATGAGGTCGGCCACCTACCAA TGCCCTTGTGGGCCGTGGGAGCGATTGTGGTGGTGATCCTGACTCTGATCGCGTGCTTCGCATTCTGCATGTTCAAGAAGTGCTCTGGGCAGAAAAAGAAGTCAAAGAAAGCccgggagaggaaaggaggaggccGAAGAAGGAAAGGAGATGAtcaaggagaggggggaggagaccAGAAG gaggatggagagaagaaagagggacaagaagaagagaaggaaaatTTGGGAAAGCTGGAGTTCACTTTGGACTACAACTTCACGGATGGCCAG CTCACTGTCGGAGTTCTGCAGGCTCAGGACCTGCCAGCTATGGATATTGGTGGCACATCGGACCCCTACGTTAAAGTCTACCTCCTACCCGACAAAAAGAAGAAGTTTGAGACCAAAGTGCAGCGCAAAAACCTGTGTCCTGTTTTcaacgagactttcatgtttaag ATTCCATATGCTGAACTTGGAGGGAAGACTCTGGTGCTCCAGGTGTTTGATTTTGACCGCTTCGGGAAACACGACGTGATTGGTCAGATTACGATCCCCATGAACAGCATAGATATGGCTCAGCCTCTCCATGAGTGGAGGGACCTGGAGAacggagagaaggaagag CAAGAGAAGCTGGGTGACATCTGCATTTCTCTCCGCTACGTCCCCACGGCGGGCAAACTCACTGTCTGCATTATGGAGGCCAAGAATCTCAAGAAGATGGACGTTGGTGGATTATCTG ATCCTTTTGTGAAAATTGTGCTGCAGCACAACGGCAAAcggctgaagaagaagaagacaactGTGAAGAAGAACACACTAAATCCATATTTTAACGAAAGCTTCAGCTTTGAGATTCCCTTTGCACAGATACAG AAAGTTCAACTGATTGTCACAGTGTACGATTATGACAAGCTTGGCAGCAACGATGCCATTGGTAAAATTTTCATCGGCTACGGTGCCACAGGTGTGGGCCTGCGCCATTGGTCAGATATGCTGGCCAATCCTAGGCGCCCAATTGCCCAGTGGCACACCCTCCAGCCCGAGGAGGAAGTTGACGCTGCACTCAAGGCACCAATCCGCTAG
- the cavin1b gene encoding caveolae-associated protein 1b, whose translation MELIEDSNLQLGLPEPLSKSLTEISDDEVNLAPSDEEDAAIAAAISAVAAAEAVSEDKDAAEGEKGADAQVNGVMVLTLLDKIIGAVDQIQQTQAGLEARQQDMERSVSGIQGELTKLSKSHTTTANSVNKMLEKVRKVSVNVKTVRSNLEKQAGQIKRLESNEAELLKRRNFKVMIYQDEVKLPSKVSVAKSMKVAEPAEGEVGLELKSVEEGIEDGSEKAHIDLSSDEEEVEIEETVEETRAERIKRSSLQRVQNIKTAFSREKMDKTKQKTKDNLEKTKQKTKDNLEKTRMKTKESLEKTKQKTKENLEKTRQKTKENLEKTRLTIEKKMGKLGTRMSVNKEQKVKMQTSKDKLKKSFTPDHPVYARSMTAVYKVPPFTFHVKKIRDGETELQGTEMVEVSSNVEEAEHTLGEDEDEAEMGETGEMLTDDSPEMQALMAMAEDSELGLVDHDLDRDSD comes from the exons ATGGAGCTGATTGAGGACTCCAACCTGCAGCTGGGGCTGCCCGAGCCGCTGAGCAAGTCGCTCACCGAGATCTCGGACGACGAGGTCAACCTGGCGCCCTCCGACGAGGAGGACGCCGCCATCGCCGCCGCCATCTCGGCCGTGGCCGCCGCCGAGGCGGTCAGCGAGGACAAGGACGCCGCCGAGGGCGAGAAGGGCGCCGACGCGCAGGTGAACGGCGTGATGGTGCTGACCCTGCTGGACAAGATCATCGGCGCCGTGGACCAGATCCAGCAGACCCAGGCCGGGCTGGAGGCGCGGCAGCAGGACATGGAGCGCTCGGTCTCGGGCATCCAGGGCGAGCTGACCAAGCTGTCCAAGAGCCACACCACCACGGCCAACTCGGTCAACAAGATGCTGGAGAAGGTGCGCAAGGTGAGCGTCAACGTCAAGACGGTGCGCAGCAACCTGGAGAAGCAGGCCGGACAGATCAAGAGGCTGGAGAGCAACGAGGCCGAGCTGCTCAAGAGGAGGAACTTCAAAGTCATGATTTACCAG GATGAGGTGAAGCTGCCCTCTAAGGTGTCCGTGGCCAAGTCCATGAAGGTGGCAGAGCctgcagagggagaggtgggacTGGAACTGAAATCTGTGGAGGAGGGCATAGAGGACGGAAGTGAGAAGGCCCACATCGACCTCTCCTCcgacgaggaggaggtggagatcgAGGAGACGGTGGAGGAGACGCGGGCGGAGCGCATCAAGCGCAGCAGCCTCCAGCGCGTCCAGAACATCAAGACGGCGTTCTCCCGGGAGAAGATGGACAAGACCAAGCAGAAGACCAAGGACAACTTGGAGAAGACCAAACAGAAGACCAAAGACAACCTGGAGAAGACCCGCATGAAGACCAAAGAGAGCCTGGAGAAGACCAAGCAGAAGACCAAGGAGAACTTAGAAAAGACCCGTCAGAAGACCAAGGAGAACCTCGAGAAGACGCGCCTCACCATCGAGAAGAAGATGGGCAAGCTGGGCACCCGAATGTCCGTCAACAAGGAGCAAAAGGTCAAGATGCAGACGTCCAAGGACAAGCTGAAGAAGTCCTTCACGCCCGACCACCCCGTCTACGCGCGCTCCATGACGGCCGTCTACAAGGTGCCGCCGTTCACCTTCCACGTGAAGAAGATCCGCGACGGCGAGACGGAGCTCCAGGGCACCGAGATGGTGGAGGTGTCCAGCAACGTGGAGGAGGCCGAGCACACGCTgggcgaggacgaggacgaggcgGAGATGGGCGAGACGGGCGAGATGCTGACCGACGACAGCCCCGAGATGCAGGCCCTGATGGCGATGGCCGAGGACTCGGAGCTGGGACTGGTCGACCACGACCTGGACAGAGACAGTGACTAG